From a region of the Argiope bruennichi chromosome 8, qqArgBrue1.1, whole genome shotgun sequence genome:
- the LOC129981392 gene encoding sterol O-acyltransferase 1-like, giving the protein MSNRVEIRKKARDIELWELRQMLQDPSIDILNDVDAKFEKDPDRIITELELKDKKPQNDFMNKLSLPKGSEAPRELRRKEFVLRNSTLTNLWRSPNVRSLYNLILAFFVFLYLHIAIFYYFNVERLKRDLALVSWSFGQFHIVTAVWIGINLSIVFFLHPVFRFWASSRAFAKKKGLYDLMFCTLFVLYEAALLIIPPKIIIDCNIPPTSSCALVMEQFRLFMKSYAFVRENINRVLKYKLHQGIVKSQLIRIFRDSILIKP; this is encoded by the exons GATCCGagtattgatattttgaatgatgttGATGCCAAGTTCGAGAAAGACCCTGATAGAATAATCACGGAActtgaattaaaagataaaaaaccTCAAAACGATTTTATGAATAAGCTATCTTTACCCAA aggtTCTGAAGCTCCGAGGGAATTACgaagaaaagaatttgttttaagaaattcaacTTTAAC AAATCTTTGGAGAAGTCCTAATGTACGCTCTTTATACAACTTAATTCTTGCTTTTTTTGTATTCCTGTACCTGCACATCGCTATCTTCTATTACTTTAATGTTGAACG gtTAAAAAGAGATTTAGCATTGGTTTCATGGTCATTTGGTCAGTTTCACATTGTTACTGCCGTATGGATTGGCATCAACTTAtcgattgttttctttttacatccTGTCTTTCGATTCTGGGCTTCTTCTAGAGCATTTGCGAAGAAGAAGg GCCTTTATGATTTGATGTTTTGCACTTTATTCGTTTTGTATGAAGCGGCTTTGCTGATAATTCCCCCAAAAATAATCATAGACTGCAATATACCACCCACATCATCTTGCGCGTTAGTAATGGAACAG TTTAGACTTTTTATGAAGAGTTATGCATTTGTTCGAGAAAACATTAACAGAGTTTTAAAGTATAAGCTCCATCAAGGTATTGTGAAATCTCAATTGATTCGTATTTTTCGTGATTCAATCCTGATAAAGCCATAA
- the LOC129981639 gene encoding sterol O-acyltransferase 1-like, whose protein sequence is MAIAIFAGSMISFVTFYPILHCLPNAFAEMLRFGDRLFYEDWWNCTSYTKFYRSWNILVHDWLYFYIYCDMYAILKSRTVAMLSVFLLSAIVHEYIVAVSLRFIFPPLFTLFYIAGIIFIFMTRRRTSNFWNFFLWFTLLLGYGLLLVFYSLEMSARINCPRILDSWLDYAVPRFLHCNVISFPV, encoded by the exons ATGGCTATTGCAATCTTCGCAGGTAGTATGATCTCGTTCGTAACGTTTTATCCCATATTACACTGTTTGCCGAATGCTTTTGCTGAAATGCTGAGGTTTGGCGACAGATTGTTTTATGAA gattggTGGAACTGTACTTCCTATACAAAATTTTACCGATCTTGGAATATACTTGTACATGATTGGCTGTACTTCTACATATATTGTGATATGTACGCT attttgaaaagcaGAACTGTTGCTATGTTGTCAGTTTTTCTGCTATCTGCAATTGTTCATGAATATATCGTAGCCGTTTCTCTCAGATTTATATTCCCTcctttattcacattattttacATAGCTGGTA ttatattcatttttatgactcGAAGAAGAACCTCAAACTTCTGGAACTTTTTCCTTTGGTTTACTTTGTTGCTAGGATATGGACTTTTACTAGTTTTCTACTCTTTGGAAATGTCTGCCAGGATCAACTGCCCGAGGATTTTA GATTCTTGGCTAGACTATGCAGTTCCTCGGTTTCTCCATTGCAATGTGATATCTTTCCCAGTTTAG